One Cedecea neteri DNA segment encodes these proteins:
- a CDS encoding acyl carrier protein, producing MTDPHAIYEEVSALLVKLFEIDPQDIKPEARLYEDLELDSIDAVDMIVHLQKKTGKKIKPEEFKAVRTIQDVVDAVERLIREA from the coding sequence ATGACCGATCCACACGCTATCTATGAAGAAGTTTCCGCGCTGCTGGTAAAGCTGTTTGAAATCGATCCTCAGGACATCAAGCCAGAGGCTCGCCTGTATGAAGATCTGGAGTTAGACAGCATTGATGCTGTCGACATGATCGTCCATCTGCAGAAAAAAACCGGCAAAAAAATCAAACCGGAAGAGTTCAAGGCCGTTCGCACCATACAAGATGTGGTCGATGCGGTAGAACGTCTGATACGAGAAGCGTAA
- a CDS encoding phosphopantetheine-binding protein yields MQALYLEIKNLIINTLNLDEMSSDDIDTDAALFGEGLGLDSIDALELGLAVKNQYGVVLSAESEEMRQHFFSVATLASFIHAQRA; encoded by the coding sequence ATGCAAGCGCTCTATCTTGAAATTAAAAATCTCATCATAAACACACTCAATCTGGATGAAATGTCGAGCGACGACATTGACACCGATGCAGCACTTTTTGGCGAGGGCTTAGGCCTGGACTCTATAGATGCTCTGGAACTGGGGCTGGCGGTGAAAAACCAGTACGGTGTGGTGCTTTCTGCGGAAAGCGAAGAAATGCGCCAGCACTTCTTTTCCGTCGCCACGCTGGCATCTTTCATTCACGCTCAACGAGCCTGA
- a CDS encoding lysophospholipid acyltransferase family protein, with translation MNRVAARLNWLWRLAMTGFCFVLFGLGGLLLSTVWFNLLLVFIRDNAKRRRIARRSIAASFRLFLTVAKAIKVLDYRIEGQDILQAEQGCLVVANHPTLIDYVLLASVMPETDCLVKDALLRNPFVSGVIRAADYLVNSQADALLPASRQRLQQGDTILIFPEGTRTQPGGKMTLQRGAANIAVRCGSDLRVATIHCSENLLDKQSKWYNVPPAKPLFTVKVRERISIDQFHQANSQEPALSARQLNRHLLLQLQQGSTPLSGINDASALS, from the coding sequence ATGAACCGCGTGGCAGCACGGCTAAATTGGCTATGGCGTCTTGCGATGACGGGCTTTTGCTTTGTGCTCTTTGGGCTCGGCGGCCTGCTGCTCTCTACCGTTTGGTTTAACTTACTGTTGGTGTTTATCAGAGATAATGCAAAGCGTCGCCGCATTGCACGCCGCAGCATCGCCGCCAGCTTTCGCCTTTTCCTGACGGTTGCTAAAGCCATTAAGGTGCTCGACTACCGTATTGAAGGACAGGATATTCTGCAAGCCGAACAAGGATGTCTGGTCGTTGCCAACCATCCAACGCTCATCGACTACGTACTGCTCGCGTCCGTGATGCCAGAGACCGACTGCCTGGTGAAGGACGCGCTGCTGAGAAATCCTTTTGTCAGCGGCGTTATTCGCGCAGCGGACTATCTGGTCAACAGCCAGGCCGATGCCCTGCTGCCGGCAAGCCGTCAGCGGCTACAGCAAGGTGACACAATATTAATCTTTCCCGAGGGCACGCGAACGCAGCCCGGCGGTAAAATGACGCTTCAGCGCGGTGCGGCCAACATCGCCGTGCGCTGCGGCAGCGACTTACGCGTGGCGACAATCCACTGCAGTGAGAACCTGCTGGACAAGCAAAGCAAATGGTACAATGTGCCTCCCGCAAAACCCTTGTTCACCGTCAAGGTGCGCGAACGAATAAGCATTGACCAGTTTCACCAGGCAAATTCACAAGAACCGGCGCTGTCCGCAAGGCAGTTAAACCGGCACCTTTTGCTTCAATTACAACAGGGGTCGACACCTCTTTCGGGTATTAATGATGCAAGCGCTCTATCTTGA
- a CDS encoding beta-ketoacyl synthase chain length factor: MKFALNIIDWQAKAPGLSNAAEWQHWSQHGQAIDQTQPQGALSELPMMTARRLSSGSKLAVDCGLAMLRRHEIDAVLYTSRHGELERNYRILQALATEQPLSPTDFALSVHNSSVGNLTIAAKKPITSVSLSAGKDTFQQGLCEVICLLQAGYKKIMMVDFDGLLPAFYHPRLPSEMPTWPYAVALVIEAGSRLQCSTQKSDAAGEPALPQSLMFLQHYLNDSPTFTLPGERVEWQWSRA; encoded by the coding sequence ATGAAATTTGCACTCAACATTATTGACTGGCAGGCGAAAGCCCCGGGTCTCAGCAACGCGGCAGAATGGCAGCACTGGTCGCAGCACGGTCAGGCTATCGACCAGACTCAACCTCAGGGCGCGCTAAGCGAACTCCCGATGATGACGGCCCGCCGCCTGAGCTCAGGCAGTAAACTGGCCGTTGACTGCGGACTTGCCATGCTTCGCCGCCACGAGATTGATGCCGTGCTCTATACCAGTCGTCATGGAGAGCTGGAACGCAACTACCGGATTCTGCAGGCGCTGGCGACTGAACAGCCGCTCTCCCCTACGGATTTCGCGCTTTCGGTTCATAACTCCTCCGTCGGTAACCTGACGATTGCTGCTAAAAAGCCGATTACTTCCGTGTCGCTGTCCGCGGGGAAAGATACCTTCCAGCAGGGCCTCTGCGAAGTCATCTGCCTCTTACAGGCAGGTTACAAAAAAATCATGATGGTCGATTTTGACGGCCTGCTGCCTGCGTTTTACCACCCGCGTCTGCCGTCGGAAATGCCTACCTGGCCCTATGCAGTCGCGCTGGTCATTGAAGCGGGAAGCCGCCTGCAGTGCAGCACGCAAAAAAGCGATGCAGCTGGCGAACCTGCCCTGCCGCAGAGTCTGATGTTTTTACAGCACTATTTAAATGACAGCCCGACCTTTACCCTGCCGGGCGAGCGCGTTGAGTGGCAATGGAGTCGTGCATGA
- a CDS encoding methyltransferase, producing MYEQDSLSALDAITEAQRIAFAPMLFQTALCLRNAGVLAYLDQQGKQGATLEEITESCNVNEYAASVLLDMGLSGRIIFRQNAHYFLAKIGHFLVHDTMTRVNMDFTQDVCYQGLFFLEEALKEGKPSGLKVFGDWPTIYPALSQLPTSAKESWFAFDHYYSDAAFEAALPHVFASQPARLYDVGGNTGKWAIRCCKYDEKVAVTLLDLPQQIALARENIENAGLSRRVDFHSVDMLSDTPLPGEADIWWMSQFLDCFSPEQIIKLLSNVARVMKPGAKLCVMELFWDAQKFEAASFSLNASSLYFTCMANGNSRFYSVEKFYRYLEMAGFHVSARHDNLGVGHTLLVCQKIS from the coding sequence ATGTACGAACAGGACAGCCTTAGCGCATTGGATGCCATTACGGAAGCCCAGCGAATCGCGTTTGCCCCCATGCTGTTTCAAACGGCACTCTGCCTGCGAAATGCCGGCGTACTCGCTTACCTGGACCAGCAAGGAAAACAGGGCGCAACCCTCGAAGAAATAACGGAATCCTGCAACGTTAACGAATATGCTGCCAGCGTTTTACTGGATATGGGCCTGAGTGGGCGCATTATCTTCAGGCAAAATGCACATTATTTCCTGGCGAAAATCGGCCATTTCCTGGTGCATGACACCATGACTCGCGTGAATATGGATTTCACCCAGGATGTTTGTTATCAGGGGCTGTTTTTCCTTGAGGAAGCACTAAAAGAGGGTAAACCCTCGGGTCTAAAAGTTTTTGGCGACTGGCCGACCATTTACCCCGCACTTTCGCAATTACCCACTTCTGCCAAAGAGAGTTGGTTTGCGTTCGATCATTACTATTCCGATGCGGCCTTTGAAGCAGCCCTGCCGCATGTTTTTGCCAGCCAACCGGCTCGTCTTTATGACGTTGGCGGAAATACGGGAAAATGGGCAATACGCTGCTGCAAATATGATGAAAAAGTGGCGGTCACGCTTCTGGATTTGCCACAACAAATTGCACTCGCCCGTGAAAATATAGAGAATGCTGGGCTTTCCAGGCGCGTTGATTTCCACAGCGTAGATATGCTGAGCGATACCCCGCTGCCCGGGGAGGCTGATATCTGGTGGATGAGCCAGTTCCTGGACTGCTTCTCACCGGAGCAAATTATTAAGCTCCTCAGCAACGTAGCTCGGGTGATGAAGCCCGGCGCAAAACTCTGCGTGATGGAACTGTTTTGGGACGCACAAAAATTTGAAGCGGCTTCGTTTAGCCTGAATGCCTCTTCGCTTTACTTTACCTGCATGGCAAACGGTAACAGCCGTTTTTACAGCGTAGAGAAGTTTTATCGTTATCTGGAAATGGCTGGATTCCATGTTTCAGCCCGCCACGACAACTTAGGCGTTGGTCATACCCTGCTGGTATGCCAGAAAATCTCCTGA
- a CDS encoding lipoprotein: MKKVAKLFGMFLILGVLAGCARTAPIANIQTTVSAGHTEAQVKSAILKAGIQRQWIMNEVSPGVIKARQQNREFTAEVRINYTANSYSINYENSLNLRASGGKIHKNYNRWVRNLDKDIQVNLASSGL, encoded by the coding sequence ATGAAAAAGGTTGCTAAGTTATTCGGTATGTTTTTGATTTTAGGCGTTCTTGCAGGCTGTGCGCGTACTGCACCTATCGCCAACATTCAAACCACCGTTAGCGCTGGTCACACTGAAGCACAGGTTAAAAGTGCCATTCTCAAAGCGGGTATTCAGCGCCAGTGGATAATGAATGAAGTAAGCCCAGGTGTTATCAAAGCTCGCCAGCAGAATCGCGAATTTACCGCTGAAGTGCGCATTAACTATACCGCGAACAGCTATTCTATTAATTATGAAAACAGCCTGAACCTGCGCGCTTCCGGCGGCAAAATTCACAAAAATTATAATCGCTGGGTTCGTAACCTGGACAAAGATATTCAGGTTAACCTGGCCTCTTCCGGTCTGTAA
- the rnk gene encoding nucleoside diphosphate kinase regulator — MSRPAIIINELDAERLDRLLEQPQYAKAPVAEALNAELDRAEMCSPEKMPPDVVSMNSRVEFRDLSTQEVHVRTLVYPANLTDSDNQLSVMAPVGAALLGLRVGDSINWTLPNGSQTHLEVLALQYQPEAAGEFHR, encoded by the coding sequence ATGTCCAGACCTGCCATCATCATTAACGAACTAGACGCCGAACGCCTTGACCGCCTGCTGGAACAGCCGCAGTACGCCAAAGCCCCGGTGGCAGAGGCGCTTAACGCCGAACTGGATCGCGCGGAGATGTGCAGCCCGGAAAAAATGCCACCGGATGTGGTGTCCATGAACAGTCGTGTAGAGTTTCGCGATTTAAGCACTCAGGAAGTCCACGTGCGCACGCTGGTTTACCCGGCAAATCTCACCGACAGCGATAACCAACTTTCTGTTATGGCCCCGGTCGGTGCCGCACTGCTTGGCCTGAGGGTTGGCGATAGCATCAACTGGACGTTACCCAACGGCAGCCAGACTCATCTGGAAGTTTTGGCGCTGCAATACCAACCGGAAGCCGCCGGCGAATTCCACCGTTAA
- a CDS encoding GntP family permease, producing MTEITTSLGAGTLLGIAACSVVLLLVLIMRFRVHAFLALTLVSVIVALVTGVPFDKIVPTILGGFGSTLAGVALLVGLGAMIGRLLEISGGAKVLADTLVGTFGAHRAPFALGVASLLFGFPIFFDAGLVVMLPIIFSVAKQFGGSTLKYALPAAGAFAVMHALLPPHPGPVAASELLGANIGLLVVVGLIIAIPTWYLGAYLFGLYAGKKFDIPLPSSFLGKIEADENHQPPSFGMVMTILLMPLVLIFLDTGLNTATVLGWVSADNTLVNFLRMLGKTPIALLITVFFALMVFSGKHSRQHLEKVCDGALGPICGIILVTGAGGMFGGVLRASGIGDALAGVLSDTGMPVIVAAFVISTALRVAQGSATVALTTTAALVSPMVEATTGLSQFDLCFIVIAIAGGATVLSHVNDSGFWLVGRFLEMDEKTTLKTWTVMETLIGTIAFLLAALGSVIL from the coding sequence ATGACCGAAATAACAACAAGTTTAGGCGCAGGAACCCTGCTGGGTATCGCCGCCTGCTCCGTCGTGCTTCTGCTCGTATTGATCATGCGCTTTCGCGTACATGCCTTCCTGGCGCTGACCCTGGTCAGCGTCATTGTGGCTCTCGTCACCGGCGTGCCGTTCGACAAAATTGTGCCCACGATTCTGGGTGGCTTCGGCAGTACCCTGGCAGGCGTCGCGTTATTGGTTGGATTAGGCGCCATGATCGGCCGCCTGCTGGAAATTTCCGGCGGGGCAAAAGTGCTGGCGGACACCCTGGTCGGCACCTTTGGTGCTCACCGGGCGCCTTTTGCCCTCGGCGTCGCGTCACTGCTGTTTGGCTTCCCGATCTTCTTTGACGCGGGTCTGGTGGTCATGCTGCCGATCATCTTCAGCGTAGCTAAGCAATTCGGCGGTTCAACCCTGAAATATGCGCTCCCGGCGGCCGGTGCTTTCGCGGTGATGCATGCGCTTCTGCCGCCGCATCCAGGCCCAGTGGCGGCCAGCGAACTGCTGGGCGCAAACATCGGCCTGTTGGTTGTGGTGGGGCTGATCATTGCCATCCCGACCTGGTATCTCGGGGCCTATCTCTTCGGGCTGTATGCCGGGAAGAAATTCGATATTCCTCTGCCGAGCTCTTTCCTCGGTAAAATCGAAGCGGACGAAAATCACCAGCCGCCGTCATTCGGCATGGTGATGACCATTTTACTGATGCCGCTGGTGCTGATTTTCCTCGATACCGGCCTCAACACCGCCACGGTGCTCGGCTGGGTCAGCGCCGACAATACGCTGGTGAACTTCTTACGCATGCTGGGCAAAACGCCTATTGCGCTACTGATCACCGTCTTTTTTGCCCTGATGGTCTTCAGCGGCAAACATAGCCGCCAACATCTTGAAAAAGTTTGTGACGGCGCGCTGGGCCCGATTTGCGGCATTATCCTCGTGACCGGCGCAGGCGGTATGTTCGGCGGCGTTCTGCGCGCAAGCGGCATTGGTGACGCGCTGGCTGGCGTACTCTCAGACACAGGCATGCCGGTTATTGTTGCCGCCTTTGTTATCTCGACTGCGCTCCGCGTCGCGCAGGGGTCAGCAACTGTTGCCCTGACCACCACCGCCGCGCTGGTCTCACCGATGGTTGAAGCAACCACGGGCCTCAGCCAGTTTGATCTGTGCTTTATCGTTATCGCGATTGCCGGGGGCGCTACCGTCCTCTCTCACGTGAATGACTCCGGCTTCTGGCTGGTGGGGCGTTTCCTGGAAATGGATGAGAAAACGACGCTGAAAACCTGGACCGTGATGGAAACGCTGATCGGCACCATCGCCTTCCTGTTGGCGGCGCTGGGGAGCGTGATTCTGTAA
- the rna gene encoding ribonuclease I translates to MMNFTPRHLLLCTPLFLSPAAFADALQPSQYGDFDRYVLALSWQTGFCQSMHDRNRNEPAECKALQEQADKSAFLTVHGLWPGLPKSVASRGVDEKRWMRYGCATRPVPNMAEARASKKCAAPDTGLSVEMASKLAGVMPGAGGQSCLERYEYAKHGVCFGFNPDDYFGTMVRLNGEVKHSAFGQFLAQNYGQTVTRKAFNKAVKQTWGSDAVDAIKLTCDGNPAYLTEMQISLLADKINQPLQSASFAPQKHPGNCGKSFRLDAVGY, encoded by the coding sequence ATGATGAATTTTACACCGCGACATTTACTGCTTTGCACACCGCTTTTCCTCAGTCCCGCAGCGTTTGCCGACGCCCTGCAGCCCAGCCAGTACGGAGATTTTGATCGCTACGTGCTGGCGCTCTCCTGGCAAACAGGCTTCTGCCAGAGCATGCACGACCGCAATCGCAACGAACCCGCGGAGTGTAAAGCCCTGCAGGAACAGGCGGATAAAAGCGCCTTTCTGACCGTTCACGGCCTCTGGCCGGGTCTGCCAAAATCTGTCGCTTCACGCGGTGTCGATGAGAAACGCTGGATGCGTTACGGTTGCGCCACTCGCCCGGTACCGAATATGGCCGAAGCAAGAGCTTCAAAAAAATGCGCCGCACCAGACACCGGGCTTTCCGTTGAAATGGCCTCAAAGCTGGCCGGCGTGATGCCCGGCGCCGGGGGACAATCCTGCCTGGAGCGCTACGAATACGCCAAGCATGGCGTTTGTTTTGGCTTTAACCCCGACGATTACTTCGGCACGATGGTGCGCCTGAACGGGGAAGTGAAACACAGCGCCTTTGGCCAGTTCCTTGCTCAGAATTACGGCCAGACCGTGACGCGTAAGGCGTTTAACAAAGCGGTGAAGCAAACCTGGGGCAGCGATGCAGTGGATGCCATTAAGCTAACCTGTGACGGTAATCCCGCCTACCTCACGGAAATGCAGATCTCCCTGTTGGCAGACAAGATTAACCAGCCGCTGCAAAGCGCCTCCTTTGCCCCGCAAAAACACCCGGGAAACTGCGGGAAGAGCTTCCGCCTGGACGCAGTTGGCTACTGA
- the dcuC gene encoding anaerobic C4-dicarboxylate transporter DcuC, translating into MLTILELIIGVVVIVGVARYIIKGYSATGVLFVGGLLLLIVSALMGHKVLPASAESTGYTATDIFEYVKILLMSRGGDLGMMIMMLCGFAAYMTHIGANDVVVKLASKPLKFINSPYLLMIAAYFVACLMSLAVSSATGLGVLLMATLFPVMVNVGISRGAAAAICASPAAIILAPTSGDVVLAAQASEMSLVDFAFKTTIPISIAAIISMAIAHFFWQRYLDKKEHISHEMLDVSEIQTSAPAFYAILPFTPIVGVLIFDGKWGPQLHIITILVICILIAALIEFFRSFNTQHVFSGMEVCYRGMADAFANVVMLLVAAGVFAQGLSTIGFIQSLISIATSFGSASIILMLVLVVLTMLAAMTTGSGNAPFYAFVEMIPKLAHSSGINPAYLTIPMLQASNLGRTISPVSGVVVAVAGMAKISPFEVVKRTSVPVAVGLIVVIIATEILVPAAAIVH; encoded by the coding sequence ATGCTTACCATTCTGGAACTTATTATTGGCGTCGTGGTGATTGTGGGCGTTGCCCGCTACATCATCAAAGGCTACTCCGCCACCGGCGTACTGTTCGTCGGCGGGTTGTTGTTACTTATCGTCAGCGCGCTCATGGGGCATAAAGTGTTGCCCGCCAGCGCGGAAAGCACTGGCTACACCGCCACAGACATCTTTGAATACGTCAAAATCCTGCTGATGAGCCGCGGCGGCGATCTTGGCATGATGATCATGATGCTCTGCGGATTTGCCGCCTATATGACCCATATCGGCGCCAACGATGTGGTGGTCAAACTGGCCTCTAAACCGCTGAAGTTCATCAACTCGCCTTACTTACTGATGATCGCCGCCTACTTCGTCGCCTGCCTGATGTCACTGGCCGTTTCGTCAGCAACCGGCCTTGGCGTACTGTTAATGGCGACGCTGTTCCCGGTCATGGTCAACGTCGGCATCAGTCGTGGCGCGGCAGCGGCCATCTGTGCCTCCCCGGCGGCTATTATTCTGGCTCCGACCTCCGGCGACGTCGTGCTGGCCGCTCAGGCCTCTGAAATGTCTCTGGTCGATTTTGCCTTTAAAACAACCATTCCTATCTCCATCGCGGCCATCATCAGCATGGCCATTGCGCACTTCTTCTGGCAGCGCTATCTCGATAAAAAAGAGCACATCAGCCACGAAATGCTGGACGTGAGTGAAATCCAGACTTCTGCGCCCGCTTTCTATGCCATCCTGCCGTTTACGCCTATCGTCGGCGTGTTGATTTTCGACGGCAAATGGGGCCCACAGCTGCACATCATTACCATTCTGGTTATTTGTATTCTGATTGCCGCGCTGATTGAGTTTTTCCGCAGCTTCAACACGCAGCACGTCTTCTCCGGGATGGAAGTTTGCTATCGCGGCATGGCGGACGCCTTTGCCAACGTGGTGATGCTGCTGGTTGCCGCCGGCGTTTTTGCCCAGGGCTTAAGCACCATCGGCTTTATTCAAAGCCTGATCTCCATTGCCACCTCGTTTGGTTCCGCAAGTATTATTCTGATGCTGGTATTGGTGGTACTGACCATGCTGGCGGCAATGACCACTGGCTCCGGTAACGCACCGTTCTATGCTTTTGTCGAGATGATCCCGAAACTGGCGCACTCTTCCGGAATTAACCCGGCTTACCTGACCATTCCGATGCTGCAGGCTTCCAACCTGGGCCGTACCATTTCCCCGGTTTCCGGCGTAGTAGTAGCCGTCGCAGGGATGGCAAAAATCTCGCCTTTCGAAGTGGTGAAGCGCACCTCTGTGCCGGTCGCCGTCGGTCTTATTGTGGTGATTATCGCCACGGAGATTCTGGTTCCTGCTGCCGCGATCGTTCACTAA
- a CDS encoding copper-binding protein: MFNAIRSAAAGALLVVAAFPAFSAETSHDMSSMKGMSDMPGMAMSSDATPATKVYKTEGIVKTITADTVSIAHHPVAELGWPAMTMTFALPKDGSLPALKVGEKIAFSFTQHETGYQLSSATPLN, from the coding sequence ATGTTTAACGCTATTCGTTCTGCCGCGGCCGGTGCGCTGCTTGTTGTTGCCGCTTTCCCTGCTTTTTCCGCTGAAACTTCCCACGATATGTCCTCTATGAAGGGGATGTCTGACATGCCTGGCATGGCGATGTCTTCTGATGCGACTCCGGCGACTAAGGTCTACAAAACCGAAGGCATCGTGAAGACCATCACCGCCGATACCGTGTCTATCGCCCATCATCCCGTTGCCGAACTTGGCTGGCCAGCGATGACCATGACGTTCGCTTTGCCGAAAGACGGTTCGCTGCCGGCGTTAAAGGTGGGGGAGAAGATCGCTTTCTCTTTCACCCAGCATGAGACCGGGTATCAGTTATCTTCCGCAACCCCGCTTAACTAA
- a CDS encoding TolC family protein codes for MKRHTLSLWLGGVLLATSVSAAQAAELSLQQTLLAAEHYSAALSANRNQSDALNAMADSARQLPDPKLKFGIENVPVGGSNNHRFSRDGMTMQRIGIMQDYVSEDKRDRKADTILAQSASSQAKAEVIRANLQRDTAQAWLDLALSERVLTAARKLVSETERQIGVQKATVASGSSPASGVVDIRMTLLTMQDKVTLAERDVTLAQTRLLQLTGQTIDSVVGTLPRYQRLPADPAVLEEGVMQHPEVIEAAREADVARAKSAQSAVAAKPDVGIEVYYGRRAEGYDDMAGVMFTVDLPLFKPQRQDKDYSADVSRAMEANDQLALARRERIALVHSLVANYQAAQSVWQRQQEQALPLQRQRLSLLESQYRAGQSSLTELLAARRDLLDTELTASSAEKAVATNWAAIRYLTPQDVN; via the coding sequence ATGAAACGACACACCCTGAGCCTCTGGCTTGGCGGGGTGCTGTTGGCTACGTCTGTCTCCGCCGCTCAGGCGGCGGAGCTCAGCCTGCAACAGACTCTGCTGGCCGCCGAGCACTATTCTGCGGCGCTGTCCGCCAACCGTAATCAGAGCGATGCGCTGAACGCCATGGCTGATTCTGCCCGGCAATTGCCCGATCCAAAGCTGAAGTTTGGTATCGAAAACGTGCCGGTGGGGGGGAGTAATAACCACCGCTTTAGCCGTGACGGCATGACCATGCAGCGTATCGGCATCATGCAGGACTACGTCAGCGAAGATAAACGCGATCGCAAAGCGGACACTATCCTGGCCCAGTCGGCCAGTAGCCAGGCGAAAGCGGAGGTGATTCGCGCCAATCTGCAGCGCGATACCGCGCAGGCGTGGCTGGATCTTGCTTTATCTGAGCGAGTACTGACGGCTGCCCGCAAGCTGGTAAGTGAAACCGAGCGGCAGATTGGCGTTCAGAAAGCCACCGTGGCCAGCGGCAGCTCGCCCGCCTCCGGCGTAGTGGATATCCGCATGACGTTGCTCACCATGCAGGACAAAGTCACGCTTGCCGAGCGTGATGTCACCCTGGCGCAGACCCGGCTTCTGCAACTGACCGGGCAGACGATTGATAGCGTGGTGGGGACATTGCCCCGCTACCAGCGGTTACCGGCCGATCCTGCCGTGCTTGAAGAAGGCGTGATGCAGCACCCGGAGGTGATTGAAGCTGCCCGTGAAGCAGATGTGGCTCGCGCTAAGTCCGCGCAGTCTGCCGTTGCGGCTAAGCCTGACGTTGGCATCGAAGTTTATTACGGACGCCGCGCTGAAGGTTATGACGATATGGCGGGCGTGATGTTCACCGTCGATCTGCCTCTGTTTAAACCTCAGCGGCAGGATAAAGATTACTCCGCCGATGTTTCCCGGGCGATGGAAGCGAACGATCAGCTGGCGCTGGCTCGCCGGGAGCGTATCGCGCTGGTTCACTCGCTGGTGGCGAATTACCAGGCTGCACAAAGCGTCTGGCAGCGGCAGCAGGAGCAGGCTTTACCGCTTCAGCGTCAGCGCCTGTCTCTGCTGGAGTCGCAGTATCGCGCCGGGCAATCCTCTCTGACTGAACTGTTGGCTGCTCGCCGGGATCTTCTGGACACCGAGCTGACCGCCAGCAGCGCGGAAAAAGCCGTGGCCACCAACTGGGCGGCGATCCGCTACCTTACGCCTCAGGATGTTAACTAA
- a CDS encoding efflux RND transporter periplasmic adaptor subunit: MKKSLTLSLLAGAIVAALAAGYYAGKQQTSHQHVDAQPQQESGRKVLYWYDPMVPGQRFDKPGKSPFMDMALVPRYADEVANDGGVTVSNRQQQNLGIKTAAVERKALSVPFAAFATVTLDERSVQIIPASANGIVETLYVRAPQQYVKAGEPLAQLWFPEWTAAQQEFLAVRKLGDSALTAAARERLQLQFMPTEVIRQVERSGKPQTRVTVRAKLAGYVNKLEAREGQQVTANAPLFEVASLDSVWIVVDYPQSQAQALQPGSEIVATADSWPGEVFHGRVSELLPNLETTTRTLKARIVLDNPQMKLKPGMYLSVHLANQQPRAAVLAVPEESLIETGSQSRVLVAEEGGHFRPVNVVPGISDKGWVEIRSGLNEGEKVVTSGQFLIDSEASLRSALPESDAQPKASPAVKTYDGEGVVKAVSAEAITIAHHPIPALNWGAMVMPFVLTSPTSLKPGDAVMFSFTMDDEKGAVITHLMPMAGAHK; the protein is encoded by the coding sequence ATGAAAAAATCACTCACTCTTTCCCTGCTGGCGGGGGCGATTGTTGCCGCGCTGGCTGCGGGGTATTACGCCGGGAAGCAGCAAACCTCTCACCAGCATGTCGACGCTCAGCCCCAACAGGAAAGCGGCCGTAAAGTGCTTTATTGGTACGATCCTATGGTGCCGGGGCAGCGCTTCGACAAGCCGGGGAAATCGCCGTTTATGGATATGGCGCTGGTCCCGCGCTATGCCGATGAAGTGGCCAACGATGGCGGCGTGACGGTCAGCAACCGCCAGCAGCAAAACCTGGGCATTAAGACAGCCGCCGTTGAGCGCAAGGCTCTGAGCGTGCCGTTCGCCGCTTTTGCCACCGTCACGCTGGACGAACGCAGCGTACAAATCATCCCGGCCAGCGCTAACGGCATTGTGGAAACGCTGTATGTCAGGGCCCCTCAGCAGTACGTGAAAGCCGGGGAACCATTGGCGCAGCTGTGGTTCCCGGAATGGACCGCCGCCCAGCAGGAGTTTCTGGCGGTGCGCAAGCTGGGAGACAGCGCTTTAACCGCGGCGGCCAGAGAACGGCTGCAGTTGCAGTTTATGCCCACGGAAGTGATTCGCCAGGTTGAGCGCAGCGGCAAGCCGCAAACCCGCGTGACCGTTCGCGCAAAGCTTGCCGGGTATGTGAATAAACTGGAGGCGCGGGAAGGACAACAGGTGACCGCGAATGCCCCGCTGTTCGAAGTGGCAAGCCTTGATTCCGTCTGGATCGTGGTGGATTACCCGCAGTCTCAGGCTCAGGCATTGCAGCCGGGAAGCGAGATTGTGGCTACCGCCGACAGCTGGCCTGGGGAGGTATTCCACGGGCGAGTAAGTGAACTGCTGCCGAACCTCGAAACCACCACCCGCACGCTGAAAGCGCGCATTGTGCTGGATAACCCGCAAATGAAGCTCAAGCCCGGCATGTACCTCAGCGTGCATCTGGCGAATCAGCAGCCTCGTGCCGCGGTTCTGGCCGTGCCGGAGGAATCGCTGATTGAAACAGGAAGCCAAAGCCGCGTGCTGGTTGCCGAAGAGGGCGGCCATTTCCGCCCGGTGAACGTGGTGCCGGGCATCAGTGACAAGGGCTGGGTGGAGATTCGCTCCGGGCTGAATGAGGGGGAGAAAGTGGTCACTTCCGGCCAGTTCCTTATCGACTCCGAGGCAAGCCTGCGCAGCGCTTTGCCGGAGTCTGACGCGCAGCCCAAAGCATCACCAGCGGTGAAAACCTACGACGGCGAAGGCGTGGTCAAAGCGGTCAGCGCGGAGGCTATTACTATTGCCCATCATCCTATCCCGGCGCTGAACTGGGGCGCGATGGTGATGCCCTTTGTGCTGACATCGCCGACCAGTCTGAAGCCGGGGGATGCAGTCATGTTCAGCTTTACAATGGACGATGAAAAAGGGGCCGTGATCACTCACCTGATGCCGATGGCGGGGGCGCACAAATGA